From the genome of Miscanthus floridulus cultivar M001 chromosome 10, ASM1932011v1, whole genome shotgun sequence, one region includes:
- the LOC136486016 gene encoding uncharacterized protein, translated as MANHRAAAALLLMASLFVAVAISRADARPTVRPNKMAALRIDAHGRGYMADAAAPPEPESEPTCDNCEKPEPEPEPEKPEPEPEKPEPEPELTCKKVHGVQTGETCCSVGEGAGLTQDQFLGFNPNLCCEKLFVGQWVCLEATSGCHD; from the exons ATGGCGaaccaccgcgccgccgccgccctcctcctGATGGCGTCCCTCTTCGTGGCGGTCGCCATCTCCAGGGCCGACGCGAGGCCCACCGTGCGTCCCAACAAGATGGCGGCGCTCCGCATCGACGCGCATGGACGAG GTTACATGGCGGATGCTGCGGCGCCGCCGGAGCCGGAGTCGGAGCCGACCTGCGACAACTGTGagaagccggagccggagccagagcctgagaagccggagccggagccggagaagccggagccggagccggagctgaCCTGTAAGAAGGTGCACGGGGTGCAGACCGGAGAGACGTGCTGTTCCGTGGGGGAGGGCGCGGGGCTGACCCAGGACCAGTTCCTCGGCTTCAACCCCAACCTCTGCTGCGAGAAGCTCTTCGTCGGACAGTGGGTCTGCCTTGAAGCCACATCCGGTTGTCATGACTAA
- the LOC136485570 gene encoding uncharacterized protein translates to MAECTAEEMEKAMADLDDLYARIPDECKFYCTQAEEYIKKMEEREEKEEKKKKKLCVMPPHKVQMILNYKCRPLDEHKGLELLEEEDKEKYKDLRTLFMVCDTFTRHHHDFMRSCQEKARHEYETKGYVTYKATDDDEEEEEDVVHQRFRGGGGRRRRRPGVTKSGRGGAVKRLN, encoded by the coding sequence ATGGCAGAGTGTACGGCTGAGGAGATGGAGAAAGCTATGGCTGACCTAGACGACCTTTACGCCCGGATCCCGGACGaatgcaagttttactgcacccAAGCAGAAGAGTATATCAAGAAAATGGAGGAGAGGGAGgaaaaggaagagaagaagaagaagaagctctGCGTGATGCCACCACATAAGGTGCAGATGATCCTCAACTACAAGTGCAGACCTTTAGATGAGCACAAAGGCCTTGAGTTGCTagaggaggaggacaaggagaAGTACAAGGATCTGAGAACCTTGTTCATGGTTTGTGATACATTTACCAGGCATCATCATGACTTCATGAGGTCATGCCAGGAGAAGGCTAGGCACGAGTATGAGACCAAAGGTTATGTTACATACAAAGCCacggacgacgacgaggaggaagaagaggatgtggTACATCAAAGGTTTCGAGGTGGTGGTGGACGGCGGAGGCGCCGCCCTGGGGTCACCAAGAGCGGCAGAGGGGGAGCGGTCAAAAGACTAAACTGA